The Gammaproteobacteria bacterium genome includes the window GATGATGACGCCAGTTGTCACCCATGACGTTGTACTCCCAGTTGACATGCATCAAACCAATAAAGTGTCCTGCCTCGTGAGTGATGACCGCATCAATCGGGCGTGCATTACCGGTGTAGGTAAAATTGCTGGACTTGGCAGTTGATGACGTCCAGTTACGGCCAGTACTGTCGAGCTCAATATCGACTTCGTCGATTCCATAGTGCCAGCCTAAGAACCAGTAGCAATGATTGTCCATTCTGGCGCGTGCAGGCGGCGAGATGCTGGTGGCATACACTTCGTTTTGTCCATTCTTGAAACCTACGGTTCCGGTTTCCGTTGACTTGCTAATCGAAAATGGCGATGGATTGCGATTTACCGCATCAAGTCCTCTGAAGGCGGCGGTTAAGTTCGCGCCCGAAAAACTAATGGTATTGACTCGAGCGGTCTTCGAGGTACCGCTCCAGCGAAGCTTCTTATTACTGTCGCCGTTACACTCCAACCACGAAGCCGAGAATGCCGTGGCGGGAACCATTAACGCGAGCAGTGCGCTAAATATTAAAGGTCGTTTCATGATGTCTTTCCTTATTAAATGTCTGTATGCGTTTCGATGGGCGAGTAGGCCTAGTTAAATGTTTGCAATTGATCTCGCAGTTCCTCGTCATTCAAGATGTTTTTTACTTCTTCCTCGGAACTGCCGATTGCCGTTACGCGTGGATCCGCTATCTTGAAACGCACCTTTGGATCAGCAGAGTAAACAAGCGCTGTTGGCGCAGGTAAAACACTATTCTGTTCCTGTATCAGGGCGAGGAAGTTGTCGATGAAAAGTGGATCGCCATATTTCATCATGGGCGATGCTTTGTCATAACCGGTGTAGTCATCATTGACATGCGCGCCTTCCACCATCAGCTTGACCTGGTAACTTGCAGGGGCCTCTTTCTCATATTGCTCACGTAACGCCATCATCTGCTCTTCCGTGGAAATGTTTTTTTCTTTCAGCAGTCGTTGTACATCCGGGTTCTGTAACAAGGCGTCGAATGACTGGCCAGGAATGTCCATTACGTTAAGATCGAAGCGTGGCTTGCCGCCGAATTCCAGTGTCTTGTCGGCTGAAACCAGGGGCACTCCCCAACCGTTATAGACAAAACCATCGGCGACGCGAAAACGACCATCAACACAATTCACCAGCGGACAACCATCAACATTTTTAGCAGAAACAAACAACACGTCTGACTGACCATAGGCAAACATAGGCGCGTCACTGACGATGGAAACACCTCCTCGACCATCTGTACCGCCAGGAATTCGCAAGGTCAGCGTGCGGCTATCGATACGTCCTCTCAATACACCGCTTAGTTTGTATGTAACAAAGGTATGAGGCTGACCCTGCGGTGAGTTTTCAGTTGGTTCAGAGTTGCGGTATGCAATGTCTACCACCGAGCCATAGACAATGGCATCAGAGTTGGCCACCAGTGATTGCAGGCTATCAACCTCGCTATCGGCAGCGCTGTGCGCAAACGCGGATGCGCTGGACAAAGCCATCATTCCAAACATCAGGCTTCGGGAATTGAAAAAATTTCGCATAGTGTAAGTCCCTTTATAGAGTCATATTGAAAAATCCCGGTATCTGGCATGTGTTGTCGACCAGATGCACTGACGAAAAGATATCGTTAATAGAAAAGTTAAGAGGTGTATTGTTGACGTTTTATTAGTGCGTTTGTGCACTGATTTGTTAGCAGAGCGCTGCGTGTGTCATGGCTATAGATAATAACTCGGTGGAAATTATGGTAGCGTTTGGGATTGATACAAAACCTGTATCGGGCATACATTCTGGTTCTTGGAAAAGAGTAGGGAATGACTCTGACGTTATGGGCTATGTGGCATTGAATTTTGATGACAAAGCTATACTTTCCTCTCACTCGAACAAGAGTCGTAGCGGGAGCAACGTAGTCGGCCGCAACACTTGAGGCCTAAAAATTATCCCTGAAACGCGTCATACAATAAGTGGATTCAGATACCAGCAATTTTCCGTTATCGCAATTTATTAATGGCCATCAAAATAACGACAATGACTAACACCCAGAAAAGAATGCCCAGGCTCCAATGCCCAAAACCGAAACCCCAGTGCCAGCCGCCGTCCGTATCATGCATCATAGTGTTACGCCTTTACTGCAATAAAGTGTTAAAGACGCTACTATACTACGTATCAACACGCGTAGTAACAATGACGACAAAACTGCGTCCGGTAAATTCAGCAAACACCATTAGAAACCCATACCGTGAGTACCAGACACTACACCATTGTTTCGATCATTCTCCTCGGGCTCGTACTGTATTACTACCTTGAGCGTCATAGCTATTGGGATTTTCTCAGCAGTGTTGAAGGTCTGAGCGACTATGTGCGCTCGCTCGATACGGCAGGGCCTTTTGTCATTATTGGGTTAATGGCATTGGCCATAGTGATGAGCCCCTTGCCCAGCGCGCCTATTGCCCTTGCATCGGGTGCGATATATGGACATACCTGGGGCAGTATTTATATTTTGATTGGCTCAGAACTCGGCGCCATCGTCGCATTTTCTATTGCGCGATTACTGGGATACAACGTATTGCAACGTTGGTTTGGCGGCAAGTTAAAAGAAACCTGGGTAGGATCGCAAAACATGCTCATGGGAACGGTATTTATCTCAAGACTACTGCCGTTTCTATCTTTCGACATCATCAGCTATATGGCAGGCCTGACGCATCTCCACTTCTGGCGCTTCGCCCTCGCAACGCTAGCCGGGATCGCACCCGCCAGTTTTCTATTGGGACACTTCGGTTCCGAGTTATCGACAACTAATCTTGATAAGATGCTCTATGCGCTTTTAGGGCTTGGCGTGTTTTTTCTGATTCCGATGCTTTATCAGCGAGTGAGGCGAAAGAAAGTGAATAGGGAGGAAATACCGTAGTCGCGATTGTAAAAGAAAAAATATTCAAAAATGTTTTCGTTGAAATAGAGAGTGTTTTAATCAGGATTTGGCTTTGTGGCTGGAGTGTGATGAAAGAGGAGCGGTGAAAAACGGACAATCAATGTCTACATCAATTCTGACTGCTTTGCTGCGGTTACGCCCGCAAATTAACTCTTCTTTGATTGGAGATTTAGATCGGAAGTGGACAGTCGTAATATAGAAGGATCTGCAAACTGAATCTACCTGCGCCGTCTGATTACGTTGTCGACTTTATTTACGAATACCAAACTGCAATTTTACCAAACATATGTAACTAACAGATAAATAGTGTTTTTCTCAATTGGCGAATTTATTGCTCTATCTATGAAAGTGCACTTAGCTTTTGAGTTAACGTGTTTAAGTCACTATCTTTGGAGGAAGTATCTATGTTTGTAAAAAGCATTGTTCGTGTTGTCTTTGCCATAATCCTCGCTATTCCTGTCGCCGCAAGCGCCGTGGTTATCACCGTGAGTGATTTTAGCACCTACGCCGCACCTGGATCGTCAACGGAAAGCACCTCTGCAACGCCAATGTTCAGAGTCACTGAAACCTATACGAGCGCTGCCGAACGCGGTTTGACAACAGGCTTGTACGAGTATTCATTGGAGAATTTGTCGACAGACTTAACAGTGGAGGTTTTTAGTATACAGTCACCCTATACGGATATTTATTCCGATTTCGCCAGCATGAGTAGTCCGAGCGGATGGACACCACGCGTAGGTACGATCGCATTTGTTTGGGATTCGGATCCTGATTTGATTGGTCCCGGTGCGAGTCTAAGTGGTTTTCAAATCGAAACGGAAAGAGTTCTGGAATCTGATTTAAGCACACCAATCAGTGGCGGAATTTACACCTTTAACACCTATAGCTGGATACTGGGACGTGACAGTGCCGGCGACCGCTACGATTTCTTTGCCACCACTTCCGTAGCAGACGGTAGCGTTCCGATCTCTTCAACATTTTTACTCATGGGGATAGGACTGCTTGGATTAGGTTATTCAAGAGGTCGAAAATTGAGCTAAGCACGATATAGTAAACACCTTTCTTCTTATGACAGACCCTACGGGGTCTGTCGTCTGCTTTCCATCTCAAGCTTAAAATGACAAGGCGAGGATTTAGTGTCTCCTAAATTTAACAGATTTATTTAACGATATGTCATATATAAAGTACGCGCTTCCTTCATGCCATGTAGGGTGTAAAAAATAAGGCGACTTTATGATACTGATTGCAGATAACTCTCGAAAAACTAGTCTTCAATGCGTAAGGTATTCCGGTAAATGTTCTCGAATTTCTTCTGGCGTAGAATGCGTCAGCGATTTATTAAGTTCGAAAACAATTTTTTTAGTGGTTTCTTTCGTCAATTGTGGGCGCAACTCACCCAACAATGCCGGCGCTGCAACAATTAGCAGATGCTCCAATTTATTCGTCTTTGTGAGACTGTTCAGATAACCAGCGACTCGACGTGCAAATTCAGACAATTCATGTTTCTTAGGATCGGTCTCCGCCTGAAAGGCATGTCCGCCTGATCCGTCCGAACCTTTTACCTTGCCGGGCAAATCACTGGTGATATCACGGTCGTGTAAGCGACCTTCCGGATGCGCCATGGTTTCAATTTCTTGTAAAGGAGAACTGGCGGATTCGCTTGAAAATATCCTGGCCAGAGTACTGTCAGCAACAACAATCAAAGAAGACATTCTATACTCCTTTTAGTGCATAGATAACCTACTAAAACAATTTGAAACTCTGCAGCTTGTTGCTGCTACTGAGTCTCCCCTATACTCAAAGGATGATATTGAAATACCCTCAACGTCATTCTATATCACTTCCATTTTGCTGGAAATAGACATTCAGGATTTCCAATAGAGACCGACTCGGTGAAGATCGCGCATACCGCCTATTTTCGTTCCACATTTTGACGGCATTTTACTGCATGTCTATCAAACAATCTGTGGATATTCGAATATTCATCAAAATTGTGTATAGAATGCTCGTGCTTAATTTTCTGATAGAGGTTCAAAAGTCTTATTTTTTCGATGACTCTCACACAAGTCGAGTTAAGGTTTCTGTTAGGATTTATCTAATTGCGTTTTTCGTCTTCATGCTATGACTGCTTAGAATTTTAATGCACTATCTTGTGTGTGTAATCCCCCCACTCAAACCAGGGAGTAAGTTGAAGTAGCGGCACCCCCAGCAATTTTGCACGCCGAGTACATCTGATGAAGCTACGGCAGAAGTGCCGAGACAATAGTTTTATAAAAGCAGAAAGGTAACTAGGGGCCATCTCGATTGGAGTGAATAGTAACATAAAGCATCAGGATAGAAGATATTGTTATAGAAAACTCTTTTCCGTTATTGGAATAGATATAGCCTATTTGATTTTTCGGGGGGACTACAGTGTTACGCAGAACTATCCCCGTTCAATTTACAAGATCGGGGATAGTTCAGGCAGGCAAGTTTCAGTCGACAACAATTTTTCGTGCTTTGGTTTGACTGTCCTTGGGCAAGGTTAATTCCAGCAAACCGTCTACAAACCGTGCAGTAGCTCCCTCTGCATCTACAGCGCAGGGTAGAGACAGTGTACGAGAAAAAGAGCCTTGTCGTATCTCACGGTGAAGAAAGTTGTCTTTTTCTTGCTTAGTCTCGCTACGTGTTGCCCCTTTAATGGTGATTGAATTTTCACTTAAGCTGATGTCGAGGTCCTTCCTATCGACACCGGGGATTTCAGCCTTTATCACAATCTGCTTTTCTTGATCGATAATATCAACCTTTGGCGCGCGAATATCGAAGAGATCTTCCATTTCGGCAAATGTTGGCCAATCCAAAGAAAAAGGCCTTATTCCACCATTAAATAGGTTTTTCATATATCGTTCAAATGTGTAAAAAGGTGAAACATCACCGGCAGCTCTGCTTTCTGTAATGTCTCTGTTTTCAGATTTAACAGTTGTTTCCGTCATGGGTCGTCCTCCTCAGTATTTCCCTATCCATATTTTTATTCTAGTTCATTTCCAGCAAAATAAAAACGAAGTGAATTCGTCGGGAACAAGCGTGTATGAAGGGATATGAAGGGAAAACAATACGGTGCTTTTTAGTATCCGATGAAGACAATACATCAACATAGGCCATTTAGTGTTCGAGCGCATTCCAAACAAATGGCGAGACAATAGGAATCGGCATGCAATCGACTTTTTGTCGATTCCTCGTTGTCGAATGTCTATCCAATTCTGTATGCCTTTTGTAATCTGGATACCAATGTCGGAAGTTGCTAAAGAATATCCGATCGGCGGCTTTCCGTTCTGGGTTCCGGTAAAAGACAATCCATAAAGCAAGGCAGTAAACAGGCTGAATGCCTGTGTAATGCGAGCATTTCTATAGCCAATGCCTGCGCCTGAAATATACGAGCATACCAACAACGGCCAGTATCATGCCTCCGAGTATCAGCGGATAGCCGTAGTACCAGTGCAATTCGGGCATCGCCCAGGGGCTGGTGGGATGAGTGAAGTTCATACCATACAGGCTGGCGAGAAAGCTCAGTGGCATGAATATGGTGGCAATTACCGTCAATACACGCATGATTTCGTTCAGGCGGTAGCTGACGGATGACAGATAGACATCAATCATACTGGACGCCATGTCCCGGTAGTTTTCGATTAAATCCATGATCTGAATAGTATGGTCATAACAGTCTCGCAGATATATGAAGGAGCCAGCTTGAATCAGTTTGCTTTCACCATGCAGCAGCCCACTAATGACTTCTCGCTGTGGCCACAGGCTGCGACGCAACAGCATCAGTTCTCGCCTGACCCGATGAATTTCATTGAGCGTAGAGGGCTTTCCCGCGGCAGCCAGCAATGTATCCTCGACGTCCTGAATTTCCTCGCCATATTTCTCGAGTAAAGGAAAACCATGATCAATAATCAAATCAAGAATGCAATACAGCAAAAAATCCGCACCCTGTTGCTGAATCCTGTTCCCTGGCTTTCGCATGCGCTGGCGCAGCAATTCAAAAGGATCATCTTCGCCTTCGTGAAAACTGATGACAAAGTTTGAACCAAGAAACAGTGAAACCTGCTGAATGGCTATTTTATCTATAATCACCAATGGCATCGCCATGATGACAAATAGCAGATCTTCATAGGCTTCAATCTTCGGACGTTGTCCGCTGTTGAGGACATCTTCCATTGCCAGGGGATGCAGCTCGAATACATTGCCTATATTTCGAATCGTGTCTGCATGTACGGCGCCCTGCAGATGAATCCACGTGACCGTATTACTTTCCAGATAGGGGTGACACTGCGCTGGAACTTCCAGCAGTTTTTCCTCAAAATGATCCGATGTGTAGTCGATCAAATGGATTCGAGCTACGCCGGCCTTTGCCTGATCGTGACTGATCAGTGTCCCGGGCGCGGTACCCGGGGGATGATAGGTTTTTTCGAAATATTCCATTCAGTGCTACTCTGATGACGAATTGTTTTATTATTTGTCCGGGACTGAAATATTGCAAACGGGAAATCAAGATGAACGACAACACAAAAGATAAGGCATTTCTGGATCTGGCGGATACGTTTATTGCACTCGCCAATCAGCATTGCACGGAAGAAGACCTCGGTCGTGTCAGTGCGGCTTTTCTTTATGCCGCTGCGCGTTTCAATACCTACGTAGTGGCGAGCAGTGCTCCGGATGCAAAGGAATTCGCCAGTTACCAGTCACGCGCCATGATTTATTTACAGTCAGAATATCAGAAGATGCTAACTGAGCACTTTGCGGATTATGCAGAACATTTTAACGCTTATCTGAATCGAACAAGTAAAGGTAAGACACTCAACTGACCAGAACTCGAACCGGGGTTTCTTCGTTAGAAGCTGAAGGGACGAGCTTTGAATCGCGTTGCGGATTTTGTTTTATCTTTTAGATAGAAGATTCTCGTGGCTTAAACCGAATTTCGGCCAATACGGCCAGGTGATCTGATACAACATCAGGAAGAACAGCATAATTTACGAATTCCATTTCCGGTGACAGAAGTATCCAGTCTATGCGTCGTGAATGATGTGTTTCCAGAAGTGCCGCATCAGGCTTGTATACGATCAGGTTTAGACGTTCAGCAATTGCCTGAACCGAGGATTCCGGCGTATCCCACTCGCTGTTGAAGTCGCCAAGTATAATCATCGGATTTTTGCTCTTTGCCATGTTCTCTGCCAATTCGGCAATCTGGTTTGCGCGTATCTCATCCTGCAAAAAATCGAGATGTACAGACACAATATCAATAAGAGACGTATTTGAAGGATGGTCTGTATGTGGCCACGACACCTGACTCACAACAAATCCTTTTCGAAGGGTTGGAGGTGAAGGTGCAAAACGGTGTGAGAAGGTCGAGATAATCGGTAATCGTGATAAGACAGCTGTACCGAAGTTGAACAACCAGCTACTCGCGTGTTCCGCGTGCGCTTTCCAGTTATAACCAGCATCCTGTGCAATTTTATCAGAGTGATCGAACCCGCCGCTCCACAGCGAGGCACTATCCAGTTCCTGCAATGCGACAATGTCAGCCTGGCTGTTTCTTAATACCTTGCTGATTGCGTCCAAATTTGAGTGAAATGTTTTTTCCCGCACAAAAATCTGGTTAAATGCAGTGCCCCGGCCATGCGCAACATTCCAGGTCAATAGCCGCAAGGTGTCCTGAGGTACAGGCAGTGTTACGTGGGTATTCATTTGTCGAGGGAATAACTGCTTTTCTACAATATTGGGATTAACCGTTAAATAGACAGCGCTTGCCACAAATAACAGCAATAATGTGATAATGGGAATTATGATAATGGGCAGTTTCAAAACAGCAGCGTACTCTTTGAAGAATCAAACAGTTATCTGTTTGCGTCGACAGAATATGATTAATTGAATTACAAACTTTCTGAGTACCTCTGTCAGATTTAGTTCCCCCCGCGTTTTTACGTCATGGAAGCTCACTTTACACAGTCAAGAACTCGACCGTCTAACGAATGAAAAGCCGGGTCATCTGGTTCTGCACCAAGTAAAACAGATACGGTGGGGTACAGGTCTACCAGTTTCGGTTGGTGACTTTCTGTACATGGCGTTATTCCAGGACCATTGAGAATCAGCGGGGTCAGGATTGCACTATGCAATAGATTCCCATGGTCACCTCTTTGATTACGAATGAAGGAGTAACCGGGTTTGAGTGTCACCATCAAGTCGCCGGTAAATCTGTTTGGGTGAAAGGCCTTCGACAATAGAGCAACTGCACCGGGGTAGCGGGAATGCATAGTAGTATCAAACCACTGTGTGCGGGTAAAGAAACAGGCATCTGAGATGTTGCTTGATCGACATATCAAATTCTGTATTTCCGGTAAGTCCAGATAGGCAAAGGGATCATACTGGGCTTCATCCTCCAGCACATAGGCAAAGCGTTTACTGCCGTCATTTTTTGAAAAAATACGTGCGGTGACATTGTTTTGCGTTAACACTCGAGTCTCCTGATCACCATTCATCCAGATAACCTGGTCGACACCTTCGATAGTTGAAATTGCACGTGCCATAATCTCAAGAGTTGAGAGGCCGTTATTTTCCGTCGAATTATTGATAATCGGTGTCATTGTATTTTTACGCCAGTTTCCCTTGGCGTGACGTAAATACACTTGCGTGATGTTAGAACCGCCAGACACCAGAATTACGTCAGGCCACTCCGTCCAGAGTTTTCCTAATCGCTCTCGAAACATAACATGAGGTACGGTTGATACATCAACGGCCTTGAACTCTCTGGTTTTGAAAAAATTGACGAGATCAACAAACCTGCCAGATGGTGTCAGCCCATGGTCCCCGAAGAGAACAATGACAGTCTCGTCTAGTTGTGACTTTTTATTGTTACCTACAGTCTCGGAAAGCGTTTGAATAATTTCGCCAATTAATCTATCAGATGCAACCAATGCTTCTCGTGCTTCGACTGAATTCGGCCCGTAAAAGTGTGCCGCCATATCAAACTCGTTCAATACGACAAATGAAACTGATGGAGGGGTAGTACTGCGTACCGCTTTAAAAAAACCCTCTACCGGTCCTCTATCTCCATCGGAAAGTCCTTTGGCGCCAAAAAGTTCCAGCACGGCCTGCTTTGCAATATTGAATTGTGTCAGTATTGTCGTTGGACCATCCCACCTGCCTTCAAATACCGTGATAGCCGACAATCCACGCGTTGCATCGAACAGAGATGTAATCGGCCAGTTCCATGAATCAGGATCGGTCACGTAGCGAATCACCCGGTGTTGCTCCCGATCAAAAGCATGTACAGCAGCGGGAACCGGTAAATTGTCGATTTCCGAAAAACGCCCCGACAGAAATTCTGGTACCGAAGGGGAGGTTGCGGAAGGAAAGGTGGAAATGGCGCGCATGGAGCTTGTCGGTCGTGTTTTTATAAGGTTTTGAATGTTAGGCAATTTACCAGCGTTTAGTGCTGACTCAAATGCCTGCACTGCCAGTCCATCAATCATTAACAATAATACTCGACGACCATTGTTTGTTATTTCTGGAGTCTGAGTCGTACCAATTATCTTTATGGCGCGGGTGCTATCACTCCTGTCCGTTTCAGTGTTCTTGTTGGTTTCTTGCCCGTACGCAAAAAGTGAATTGAGAAAAAACGCAACAAAAATAACGAACTTTAAATAGCAATGGGTCCAGTTTGAAATATAAATTGTCATCACCTTTGTATTAGATGCACAACCACTTTTAACGCTGCGATTAAAGATGGAATAGAAAAATTTTATTCATTTTTTTAAAAATCAGGAGATTTAAAAAAACTGTACATTATAGTTAATAGTATCCTACGTCGAAGGCAGTACGTCAAAACCACTTTTACTTCGTGGCTGGATAAAAGCTTATAACGTATTTCTACCTAGAGACTAATCCTCATGTATTGTTTTTATGACTTGGTAATATAGCGACTAAAGCAAATCCTGGATGGATTTTTTTCATATGAGACTTAAAACAGAGG containing:
- a CDS encoding TVP38/TMEM64 family protein; this translates as MSTRHYTIVSIILLGLVLYYYLERHSYWDFLSSVEGLSDYVRSLDTAGPFVIIGLMALAIVMSPLPSAPIALASGAIYGHTWGSIYILIGSELGAIVAFSIARLLGYNVLQRWFGGKLKETWVGSQNMLMGTVFISRLLPFLSFDIISYMAGLTHLHFWRFALATLAGIAPASFLLGHFGSELSTTNLDKMLYALLGLGVFFLIPMLYQRVRRKKVNREEIP
- a CDS encoding Hsp20/alpha crystallin family protein codes for the protein MTETTVKSENRDITESRAAGDVSPFYTFERYMKNLFNGGIRPFSLDWPTFAEMEDLFDIRAPKVDIIDQEKQIVIKAEIPGVDRKDLDISLSENSITIKGATRSETKQEKDNFLHREIRQGSFSRTLSLPCAVDAEGATARFVDGLLELTLPKDSQTKARKIVVD
- a CDS encoding alkaline phosphatase family protein, coding for MIDGLAVQAFESALNAGKLPNIQNLIKTRPTSSMRAISTFPSATSPSVPEFLSGRFSEIDNLPVPAAVHAFDREQHRVIRYVTDPDSWNWPITSLFDATRGLSAITVFEGRWDGPTTILTQFNIAKQAVLELFGAKGLSDGDRGPVEGFFKAVRSTTPPSVSFVVLNEFDMAAHFYGPNSVEAREALVASDRLIGEIIQTLSETVGNNKKSQLDETVIVLFGDHGLTPSGRFVDLVNFFKTREFKAVDVSTVPHVMFRERLGKLWTEWPDVILVSGGSNITQVYLRHAKGNWRKNTMTPIINNSTENNGLSTLEIMARAISTIEGVDQVIWMNGDQETRVLTQNNVTARIFSKNDGSKRFAYVLEDEAQYDPFAYLDLPEIQNLICRSSNISDACFFTRTQWFDTTMHSRYPGAVALLSKAFHPNRFTGDLMVTLKPGYSFIRNQRGDHGNLLHSAILTPLILNGPGITPCTESHQPKLVDLYPTVSVLLGAEPDDPAFHSLDGRVLDCVK
- a CDS encoding endonuclease/exonuclease/phosphatase family protein; this translates as MKLPIIIIPIITLLLLFVASAVYLTVNPNIVEKQLFPRQMNTHVTLPVPQDTLRLLTWNVAHGRGTAFNQIFVREKTFHSNLDAISKVLRNSQADIVALQELDSASLWSGGFDHSDKIAQDAGYNWKAHAEHASSWLFNFGTAVLSRLPIISTFSHRFAPSPPTLRKGFVVSQVSWPHTDHPSNTSLIDIVSVHLDFLQDEIRANQIAELAENMAKSKNPMIILGDFNSEWDTPESSVQAIAERLNLIVYKPDAALLETHHSRRIDWILLSPEMEFVNYAVLPDVVSDHLAVLAEIRFKPRESSI
- a CDS encoding DUF3144 domain-containing protein, which encodes MNDNTKDKAFLDLADTFIALANQHCTEEDLGRVSAAFLYAAARFNTYVVASSAPDAKEFASYQSRAMIYLQSEYQKMLTEHFADYAEHFNAYLNRTSKGKTLN
- a CDS encoding host attachment protein; translation: MSSLIVVADSTLARIFSSESASSPLQEIETMAHPEGRLHDRDITSDLPGKVKGSDGSGGHAFQAETDPKKHELSEFARRVAGYLNSLTKTNKLEHLLIVAAPALLGELRPQLTKETTKKIVFELNKSLTHSTPEEIREHLPEYLTH
- the corA gene encoding magnesium/cobalt transporter CorA, producing MEYFEKTYHPPGTAPGTLISHDQAKAGVARIHLIDYTSDHFEEKLLEVPAQCHPYLESNTVTWIHLQGAVHADTIRNIGNVFELHPLAMEDVLNSGQRPKIEAYEDLLFVIMAMPLVIIDKIAIQQVSLFLGSNFVISFHEGEDDPFELLRQRMRKPGNRIQQQGADFLLYCILDLIIDHGFPLLEKYGEEIQDVEDTLLAAAGKPSTLNEIHRVRRELMLLRRSLWPQREVISGLLHGESKLIQAGSFIYLRDCYDHTIQIMDLIENYRDMASSMIDVYLSSVSYRLNEIMRVLTVIATIFMPLSFLASLYGMNFTHPTSPWAMPELHWYYGYPLILGGMILAVVGMLVYFRRRHWL